In the Doryrhamphus excisus isolate RoL2022-K1 chromosome 2, RoL_Dexc_1.0, whole genome shotgun sequence genome, cccccactcccaccatCAGAGCTGGAAGTCAGCTAGAAAGTGCTGCAGGTTATAATGATGCATGATGTGGGTGATCGATCCGATACCATGTACATGCGGACCTGTATTCCGAtactacactcaaaaaatacatgtttagcctcaaaaaaaaaaaaaaatcaacgcaacaatttccattagtctttcttagttatgacaacttaatttgaaattgctttgaaccaacaaacaatattgcattgcacaaattagcttttcctcttcactcattcattcattcattttctaccgctttttcctcacgagggtcgcgggggtgctggagcctatcccagctgtcttttgggcgagaggcggggtacaccctggactggttgccagccaatcacagggcacatatagacaaacaaccattcacactcacattcatacctatggacaatttggacctagcatgtttttggaatgtgggaggaaaccggagtacccggagaaaacccacgcatgcacaaggagaacatgcaaactccacacagagatggctgagggtggaattgaaccctggtctcctagctgtgaggtcataattgttgtcatgggacaagtttttaagttcatgAGTCAAAATAATATGTTAAGTcgactgacttaatcattttaatcaaagtagtttaatttgttgtctacttaattataataacaatgcacacagctttttaaggagcagtaactttatatatatattactttttagagtgtaatattgattgttttttgaaacttttCCAAATTATTGTTAAAAATCAGAATGAAACACgagacaacaaacaaaaacacaataatgtAGTTATCCAGTCATTATCTTTAATTACATGTAATtgagcaaaataataataaacaacatcGACAATGTAACAACATTGCGCAACACGACCACATACCGACCCTGATACCACCCTTGTGTCGatctttggacccccccccccccccccacacacacacaccccacacTCGTCCCCTAcagtggaatgaatgaataagcacCTCGTGTGCGGCCCACGCCCGCAGCAGGTGTTGACCGACTTCCTTTGTCCGCACGCTCCCCTCACCTTCCCCCGGGGGACAGATGGCGCCCCGCGGTCGTCATGGAAACGGATGCAGACAGAGGAGATAAAGCTCTGAGGTATATCTGCAGATGCCACGCGCCTTGGCTGAGGTCTTTACACATGCAAAGCAGGGTGGCGTGTGCCGCTGCCTGCAAGTTACATCATGCAAACATCCCAAGTCTTGCTCAcactttattattcattatatatcTTATGTATCTTGTGTTGATATTTCACAATGtttgtaaggttttttttccacttataTTTAACCCAAATTTATTTAGGtgaaactattattattattagtcaaacttGAAATACTAGAAAAGCACTCAATactcaaaaattgtcaaaatttcGAAGGCCTcctattttgtcatatttacttaatttagcatgtcatatacactcaaatttaatgtatttattttatttagcaaattatatatatatatatatatatatatatatatatatatatatatatatatatatatatatataacattaagttactgctacttaaaaagctgtgtgcattgttattataattaagtagacaacaaattaaactactttgaataaaatgattaagtcagttgacttaacatattttttttagttacgaacttaaaaactttattattcttattattctttttttatttaaaaataattattcagtaagcattacttaaaataagctttgagtgcaAGGAAAAGCTATTGCAATagtgtttgttggttcaaagcaatttcaaattaagttgtcataactaagaaagattAATGGAAATTTTTgcgttaattttttttgttgaggctaaacatttattttttgagtgtatgcACAAATGCCGAAAATGGTCCGATTTTGCAAAGTTTTAGAATCcctggatccagacggtgatccggatcacccccgaaatgtaatcagttcttccatatcccatatATAACAATTCCTGGggaatttcatccaaatccatttggaacatttgaaattattttgaacacaaacaatcaGCGTAACAAGTGATCTTagttgtctttctttttctttcctttcttcttAATATTCCCTCTTTCTTTGGGAAGGACTTACTTGGCTCCATGGGAgttcactaggtggcagtaatgacgcAAAGCATTGAGACATAACTTACATTACATTGCATGAAGCCATCAAGTCAGCCATGGAAGATCTGGCAATATGatagagtggggaaaaaatctCCTcacatttcgtgtggaagtggtatgtttctggcttcttaagtttagaagaaattaatTAGAGACAGAGaccctggttcaattccaccctcagccatctctgtgtggagtttgcatgttctccccgtgcatgtgtgggttttctcccggtactccggtttcctcccacattccaaaaacatgctaggttaattggcgactccaaattgtccataggtatgaatgtgagtgtgaatggttgtttgtctatatgtgccctgtgatcgctcgaagacagctgggataggctccagcacccctataaatgaatgaatgaattagaggCTCTGTGACTAGCTGGTGACcggtccacggtgtaccccgcctcttgccagaagacagctgggataggctccagcacccccgcaacctttgtgaggttaagcggtagaaaatgaataaatgaatgaattagagtctctgtgactggctggtgaccggtccacggtgtaccccgcctcttgccagaagacaactgggataggctccagcatccccgcaacctccgtcaggataagcggtagaaaatgaatgaatgaatgaatttgaggcTCTGCAActggctggtgaccggtccacggtgtacgccgcctcttgccggaagacagctgagataggctccagcacccctgcaaccttcGTGAcgttaagcagtagaaaatgaataaattaatgaattagaGGCTCTGCGACTGACTGGTGACCGGTCCactgtgtaccctgcctcttgccggaagtcagctgggataggctccagcatacccccgcgactcaaatgaggataagcggcatagaaaatgaatggatggataattcaATCAGAAAAAGTACTAAGTTTCCTTTCAGTACTCGTAAAAGTaagtttatttatgttataaatTGTGTCAAAAGGCAAAACAAGTAAAGGTCGGTGGAGTAATACCTGCATTGCAACAGTTATAACATCATTGTGTAGAACTACATTGAACTTCCAATAACTGCAATATCTGCACGAGTGACACATATGGTGTCTAAACTTATGAATGGTGCGTAACGGCAGAAGTGTGATCCTCCTGTGTGGTTTCATTAGAAGAATCATCAAAAGGTCAGAAAGTCTCTACATTTCATTCTTCCTTTCAAGAAGACTTCTAAAGGCACGTGTCCCAGAGGGcaggcggggggtgggggggggcagcaggcCTGTTGTAGCCATTGTGCCTGAAAGAGCCAATGGGAGAGACGGCGTGTGCTGGGTGTTTGGTATAAAAGCTGGTAGAGTCcctgaaagcagcacaaactgcTTCAACATCAAACCTACTGTAAGCCACATACAAGCTCACCATGCAGTCTGCTGGGAAATCCCTAAAGGAAGCTTTGCTCTGCGCCCAAGGCGAGAACCGACTCACTGTTGGAGTCTATGAGAGTGCCAAAATCATGACTGAGTAAGTTGGACTCAAACGTTTGCAAATTGTATTACTTCATCATGagaatgaagctaacatgtttttttacttgCTTTGCACAGAGATCCAGACAGCGTGTCCTTCTGCGTGCTGGCCACAGATGAGGAATTTGAACGTGACATTGCTCTGCAGATCCACTTCACGCTCATTCAGTCCTTCTGCTTTGATAACGACATCAGCATCGTCAGAGTGAGTGACACGCAGCGTCTGGCTGAGATTGTCGCTGACAAGTCGATGCAGCTTGAAGACGCCCACTGTGTCCTCATCACGGTACGTGTAATGTTACATCGgcagcttttattgcaaatgttgatccaaaatcagaagGACCGTAAAGACAGTTTTTAAATAACTAAATCCTgtctcctcttcctgtttgaaCAGAACCCATCTGATGGTTCTTGGGAGGATCCGGCTCTGGAGAAGCTGCACCTATTCTGCGAGGAAAGCCGGCGTCTGAACGACTGGGTCCCCGAAATCAGCCTCCCCGGACGCTGATGCGGGTTCCTCTCCGGTCTCAGATGCTTGTCAAGCTTCTCATCTGGAAATACTCATCCTGATGGACAGGATGAGCCTGTTTCTGCTCATCCCTGGATACTCCTGAGGAGGATTCCCCAATCCAGGCAGCACGGCGCCGGCCCGAGGGGGCCACCCGTGGAACCGTCGCCTCTTGTCCCGTCCATGCCAAGATGACTCTCATTCTTTGTGTGAATGAGGTCGGGTATGCCTCAAGAGCGACACATCGACCCTCATTCTTTGTGCGGATGAGGTT is a window encoding:
- the LOC131109180 gene encoding growth arrest and DNA damage-inducible protein GADD45 gamma-like, with protein sequence MQSAGKSLKEALLCAQGENRLTVGVYESAKIMTEDPDSVSFCVLATDEEFERDIALQIHFTLIQSFCFDNDISIVRVSDTQRLAEIVADKSMQLEDAHCVLITNPSDGSWEDPALEKLHLFCEESRRLNDWVPEISLPGR